The Micromonospora sp. WMMD961 genome has a segment encoding these proteins:
- a CDS encoding NAD(P)-binding domain-containing protein, with protein MGVPPQVAVIGAGAAGLAAVKALRDANASVVCFEATDQVGGLWVYGAPDSPAYRTLHLNTSRGRTQFADHPMPTDWPDYPDHRRVAGYLADYVDRFGLGEHIRLRHTVERVTRNPDDTWTVAASAPGGPVEVTVDAVVVANGHNRVPRLPEPSYPGTCTAEQMHSHDYRGPEQLVGKRVLVVGGGNSAMDIAVDASYAATRTLLSLRRGVWVVPKYLLGRPSDTLNGALARRLPWRLRQRISQTMLSATVGNPTRYGLPAPNHGFLQDHPTLSDGLLSRLTHGDVEARPGVASVDGERVEFTDGRSDSVDLIIWCTGYRVAVPFLDPALLGEGADSLPLYRHVFHPDAPGLTFVGLVQSTGSAFPLVEAQAKLIAAHLAGRYALPDPQRQRAACRAELRAATARWGQRRPAMRVDFDVYLAELTRELAAGGRRAAAGAGR; from the coding sequence ATGGGCGTACCACCTCAGGTGGCGGTGATCGGCGCCGGCGCGGCCGGGCTCGCCGCGGTCAAGGCGCTGCGCGACGCCAACGCGTCGGTGGTCTGCTTCGAGGCCACCGACCAGGTCGGCGGCCTCTGGGTCTACGGCGCGCCCGACTCGCCCGCGTACCGGACGTTGCACCTGAACACCAGCCGGGGCCGCACCCAGTTCGCCGACCACCCGATGCCCACCGACTGGCCCGACTACCCCGACCACCGTCGGGTCGCCGGCTACCTGGCCGACTACGTGGACCGGTTCGGGTTGGGCGAGCACATCCGGCTGCGCCACACCGTCGAGCGGGTCACCCGGAATCCGGACGACACCTGGACGGTGGCCGCGAGCGCGCCGGGCGGGCCGGTCGAGGTCACCGTCGACGCCGTGGTCGTCGCCAACGGACACAACCGGGTGCCCCGGCTGCCCGAGCCGTCGTACCCCGGCACCTGCACCGCCGAACAGATGCACAGCCACGACTACCGGGGTCCGGAGCAGTTGGTCGGCAAACGGGTCCTCGTCGTCGGCGGCGGCAACTCCGCGATGGACATCGCCGTGGACGCCTCGTACGCCGCGACCCGCACCTTGCTGTCGCTGCGCCGGGGCGTCTGGGTGGTGCCGAAGTACCTGCTGGGTCGCCCCTCGGACACCCTCAACGGGGCGCTGGCCCGTCGGCTGCCGTGGCGGCTGCGGCAACGCATCAGCCAGACGATGCTGAGTGCCACCGTCGGCAACCCCACCCGCTACGGGTTGCCCGCGCCGAACCACGGCTTCCTGCAGGACCATCCGACGCTGTCCGACGGGTTGCTGTCCCGGCTGACCCACGGCGACGTCGAGGCCCGGCCCGGCGTCGCCTCCGTCGACGGCGAGCGGGTCGAGTTCACCGACGGCCGCAGCGACAGCGTCGACCTGATCATCTGGTGCACCGGCTACCGGGTGGCGGTCCCGTTCCTCGACCCGGCGCTGCTCGGCGAGGGCGCCGACAGCCTGCCGCTGTACCGGCACGTGTTCCACCCGGACGCCCCCGGCCTGACCTTCGTCGGGCTGGTGCAGTCCACCGGGTCGGCGTTCCCCCTGGTCGAGGCGCAGGCCAAACTGATCGCCGCGCACCTCGCCGGCCGGTACGCGTTGCCGGACCCGCAGCGACAGCGGGCCGCCTGCCGGGCCGAGCTGCGGGCCGCGACCGCCCGCTGGGGTCAGCGCCGCCCGGCGATGCGGGTGGACTTCGACGTCTACCTGGCCGAGTTGACCCGGGAGTTGGCCGCTGGAGGCCGCCGGGCCGCAGCCGGGGCCGGACGGTGA
- a CDS encoding SDR family NAD(P)-dependent oxidoreductase has translation MTNRSLAGRRVLLTGASGTFGRHLGTALSAAGARVMGLDLHARPDGDVPVLGCDLTDPDAVAPAVRAAVDQLGGLDLLINNAGVGGPAPAELPPDEVVRRQLEVNLLAAWRTTAAALPPLLTAHGRVIFVASRMAVLPLPLAAAYGVSKRALVAYADALRHEVGSHVGVSVVYPSMVASPIHDSTAEAGLSLQGVSRPEPVEGVVAAILRTAAARRAPRDVATTTRGRLELAVGRHAPALADRLVRRTLAARLAAGDLDAAPLAAGMVRRHRGR, from the coding sequence GTGACGAACCGGTCGCTGGCCGGCCGGCGGGTGCTGCTGACCGGGGCGAGCGGCACCTTCGGTCGACATCTCGGTACGGCGCTGAGCGCCGCCGGCGCGCGGGTGATGGGGCTCGACCTGCACGCGCGCCCCGACGGTGACGTGCCGGTGCTCGGCTGCGACCTGACCGACCCGGACGCCGTGGCACCGGCGGTGCGGGCCGCCGTCGACCAGCTCGGCGGGCTCGACCTGCTGATCAACAACGCCGGGGTGGGTGGACCCGCCCCGGCCGAGTTGCCACCCGACGAGGTGGTCCGCCGGCAACTGGAGGTCAATCTGCTCGCCGCGTGGCGGACCACCGCCGCCGCGCTGCCACCGCTGCTCACCGCCCACGGGCGGGTGATCTTCGTGGCCAGTCGGATGGCGGTGCTGCCACTGCCGCTCGCCGCCGCGTACGGGGTCAGCAAGCGGGCACTGGTGGCGTACGCCGACGCGCTGCGGCACGAGGTGGGCAGCCACGTCGGGGTCAGCGTCGTCTACCCGAGCATGGTCGCCTCACCCATCCACGACAGCACCGCCGAGGCCGGGTTGTCGTTGCAGGGGGTGTCCCGCCCCGAGCCGGTCGAGGGGGTCGTCGCGGCGATCCTGCGTACGGCCGCCGCCCGTCGGGCGCCTCGGGACGTGGCGACCACTACCCGTGGACGTCTGGAGCTGGCCGTCGGCCGGCACGCGCCCGCGCTGGCCGACCGGCTGGTACGCCGTACCCTCGCCGCCCGGCTCGCCGCCGGTGACCTGGACGCCGCGCCGCTGGCCGCCGGGATGGTCCGCCGCCACCGCGGGCGGTGA
- a CDS encoding LysE family translocator produces MVGSGALLGIALVALGLVLTPGPNMVYLVSRSVAQGRRAGLVSLLGVAAGFGVYLATAVAGLAVVFVLVPTLYAVVKLAGAGYLLWLAWRTLRPGGHSPFTPAPLPPDPPRRLFIMGLVTNLLNPKIAILYVSLLPQFVDPARGHLAAQSLLLGLTQIAVALSVNALIVLTAGSLAGFFARRPVWLRVQRWVTGTALAALAVRIATDRSRAAVATP; encoded by the coding sequence GTGGTGGGTTCGGGTGCGTTGCTGGGCATCGCGCTTGTCGCGTTGGGGCTGGTGCTGACACCGGGCCCGAACATGGTCTACCTGGTGTCCCGGTCGGTCGCGCAGGGCCGCCGGGCGGGGCTGGTCTCGCTGCTCGGGGTGGCCGCCGGCTTCGGCGTCTACCTGGCCACGGCGGTCGCCGGCCTGGCCGTCGTCTTCGTCCTGGTGCCGACGCTGTACGCGGTGGTGAAACTGGCCGGCGCCGGTTACCTGCTCTGGCTGGCCTGGCGGACGCTGCGGCCCGGCGGGCACTCACCGTTCACGCCCGCGCCGCTGCCACCGGACCCACCCCGGCGGCTGTTCATCATGGGCCTGGTCACCAACCTGCTGAACCCGAAGATCGCCATCCTCTACGTGTCGCTGCTGCCCCAGTTCGTCGACCCGGCGCGCGGGCACCTGGCGGCGCAGAGCCTGCTGCTCGGCCTCACCCAGATTGCCGTCGCACTGAGCGTGAACGCGCTGATCGTGCTCACCGCCGGCTCCCTCGCCGGTTTCTTCGCCCGCCGACCCGTGTGGCTGCGCGTGCAGCGGTGGGTGACCGGGACGGCCCTCGCAGCGCTGGCCGTGCGGATCGCCACCGACCGGTCCCGCGCGGCGGTCGCCACACCCTGA
- a CDS encoding DUF1992 domain-containing protein, with product MTEAWEAAVEAQIRGAAQRGEFDNLPGMGKPIPGRGMPYDESWWIKSFLEREALPSDLLLPTPLQLRRRIEQIPDEVRDLPTEQSVRDVVGQLNAQIVAWLRNPDGPRVVVRPVNVDEVLRRWRAEHAPPSVSTAPTERVSVVAPPRRSRRTWWPLPWRRRSR from the coding sequence GTGACCGAAGCGTGGGAAGCGGCCGTGGAGGCGCAGATCCGGGGAGCCGCCCAGCGCGGCGAGTTCGACAACCTGCCCGGCATGGGCAAGCCGATCCCCGGCCGGGGTATGCCGTACGACGAGTCGTGGTGGATCAAGAGTTTCCTGGAGCGCGAGGCACTGCCCAGCGACCTGCTCCTGCCCACCCCGCTGCAGTTGCGCCGACGCATCGAGCAGATCCCCGACGAGGTCCGCGACCTGCCCACCGAACAGTCCGTGCGCGACGTCGTGGGGCAGTTGAACGCGCAGATCGTGGCGTGGCTGCGCAACCCCGACGGCCCTCGGGTGGTGGTGCGTCCGGTGAACGTCGACGAGGTGCTCCGCCGCTGGCGCGCCGAGCACGCCCCGCCCAGCGTCTCGACTGCACCGACCGAGCGGGTGAGCGTCGTCGCCCCGCCACGCCGGTCCCGCCGTACCTGGTGGCCGCTGCCGTGGCGGCGCCGGTCGCGCTGA
- a CDS encoding GNAT family N-acetyltransferase has product MVIELRASELALRPWRDDDLDALLAAYRDPVLRRWTRMPVTSPDEGRRWLSRTQQDWADGRRYSFAVLQDHADGPRLVANVVLKGVTPERPAPEVGYWTASWARGRGVAPRAVTALSRWAFDRFPQVTRLDLLHQVDNVASCRVAQKCGFVFQEVLPARPPFPLDGHRHTLDAA; this is encoded by the coding sequence ATGGTGATCGAGTTGCGGGCGTCGGAGCTTGCCCTTCGGCCCTGGCGCGACGACGACCTGGACGCGCTGCTGGCGGCCTACCGGGACCCGGTGCTGCGGCGGTGGACCCGGATGCCGGTGACCAGCCCGGACGAGGGCCGGCGGTGGCTGTCGCGGACGCAGCAGGACTGGGCCGACGGTCGGCGGTACAGCTTCGCCGTCCTGCAGGACCACGCCGATGGTCCACGGCTGGTCGCGAACGTGGTGCTCAAGGGGGTCACGCCGGAGCGTCCCGCGCCGGAGGTGGGCTACTGGACGGCGTCGTGGGCCCGGGGCCGCGGCGTCGCCCCGCGCGCGGTCACCGCGCTCAGCCGGTGGGCGTTCGACCGGTTTCCCCAGGTGACCCGCCTCGACCTGCTGCACCAGGTGGACAACGTCGCGTCCTGCCGGGTGGCACAGAAGTGCGGGTTCGTGTTCCAGGAGGTGCTGCCCGCCCGGCCGCCCTTCCCGCTCGACGGTCACCGGCACACCCTCGACGCTGCTTAG
- a CDS encoding maleylpyruvate isomerase N-terminal domain-containing protein, whose protein sequence is MSPVTGADLLQAADEMTRVLHPHRERDWSVPAGTLTWSCWTTAAHVAHDLLAYAGQVTGRPDDGYLPYDLRVSPDASPAQTLTVVRACAGMLAAAVDATSPDARAWHYGPCDPVGFAAMGVAETLLHTHDITLGLGVPWQPPQRLTALVLGRLFPDAPAGPAPEVLLWMTGRGELPGRARRTSWVWRAAVE, encoded by the coding sequence ATGTCACCGGTGACCGGCGCCGACCTGCTCCAGGCGGCCGACGAGATGACGCGTGTGCTGCACCCGCACCGCGAGCGCGACTGGTCGGTGCCCGCCGGCACGTTGACGTGGAGTTGCTGGACCACCGCCGCGCACGTCGCGCACGACCTCCTCGCGTACGCCGGTCAGGTCACCGGCCGCCCGGACGACGGCTACCTGCCGTACGACCTGAGGGTCTCCCCCGACGCCAGCCCGGCGCAGACCCTCACCGTGGTGCGGGCCTGCGCCGGCATGCTCGCCGCCGCCGTCGACGCCACCTCGCCCGACGCGCGGGCCTGGCACTACGGCCCCTGCGACCCGGTCGGCTTCGCCGCGATGGGGGTGGCCGAGACCCTGCTGCACACCCACGACATCACCCTCGGCCTCGGCGTGCCGTGGCAGCCACCGCAGCGGCTGACCGCACTGGTGCTGGGGCGACTCTTCCCGGACGCCCCGGCCGGCCCCGCCCCCGAGGTGCTGCTCTGGATGACCGGCCGTGGTGAGTTGCCCGGCCGGGCGCGGCGTACCTCCTGGGTTTGGCGGGCCGCCGTGGAGTGA
- a CDS encoding ABC transporter ATP-binding protein, which yields MVSEQPLVQARNLTKTYPPRGSTAEFRAVDGIDFALERGESFGLLGPNGAGKSTTMRMIAATSPISGGSLRVLGMDPMTQGPQIRARLGVVTQDDHLDNELTVRENLHIYGRYFGLPRAVIRERANRLLDFAHLQEKAGDQVETLSGGMRRRLTIARSLINEPDILLLDEPTTGLDPQARHILWDRLFQLKQEGVTLILTTHYMDEAEQLCDRLIVVDHGRIVAQGSPRDLIDRYATREVLELRFRLDERDTAAEKLRTSALATGSDGRVEPLPDRVLVYTADGEAALAAVHAMSLTPLTALVRRATLEDVFLKLTGRSLIE from the coding sequence TTGGTGAGTGAGCAACCTTTGGTCCAGGCGAGGAATCTGACCAAGACCTATCCACCACGGGGGTCCACAGCGGAGTTCCGCGCGGTCGACGGCATCGACTTCGCGCTTGAGCGGGGCGAGTCGTTCGGGCTCCTCGGCCCCAACGGCGCCGGCAAATCCACCACCATGCGGATGATCGCCGCGACGTCGCCGATCAGCGGCGGCAGCCTGCGCGTGCTCGGCATGGACCCGATGACACAGGGGCCGCAGATCCGCGCCCGGCTGGGCGTCGTGACCCAGGACGACCACCTGGACAACGAACTGACCGTCCGGGAGAACCTGCACATCTACGGGCGATACTTCGGCCTGCCACGCGCCGTCATCCGGGAACGGGCCAACCGCCTGCTGGACTTCGCCCACCTTCAGGAGAAGGCCGGCGACCAGGTCGAGACGCTCTCCGGCGGTATGCGTCGGCGGCTGACCATCGCCCGCTCGCTGATCAACGAACCCGACATCCTGCTGCTCGACGAGCCGACCACCGGCCTCGACCCACAGGCGCGACACATCCTGTGGGACCGGCTCTTTCAGCTCAAACAGGAGGGCGTCACGCTCATCCTCACCACGCACTACATGGACGAGGCCGAGCAACTCTGCGACCGGCTCATCGTCGTCGACCACGGCCGGATCGTCGCGCAGGGCTCGCCCCGGGACCTGATCGACAGGTACGCCACGCGGGAGGTCCTCGAACTGCGCTTCCGCCTCGACGAACGGGACACAGCGGCGGAGAAGCTGCGCACGTCGGCGCTGGCCACCGGCAGCGACGGCCGTGTCGAACCGCTTCCCGACCGGGTGCTCGTCTACACCGCCGACGGAGAGGCCGCCCTCGCCGCGGTGCACGCCATGTCGCTCACACCGCTCACCGCGTTGGTCCGCCGCGCGACGTTGGAGGACGTGTTCCTCAAGCTCACCGGCCGATCGCTCATCGAGTAG
- a CDS encoding ABC transporter permease — translation MLRAFRYWVTRYRRTWRGSIVINVLNPLLFLIGIGAGLGSLVDDNAPAQIAGVSYAAFFAPGMLAAAAMQNAFLEGSAGVARAAGFGAYRSATPTPLDPEQLAAGHLLFITFRVLVASAAFIVVMAAFGLIGGWWALGALLGATLTGVAFAAPAAAWAVGVRKLRHIDTVFRFVIMPLYMFSGTFFAVSQLPEWIRPVSYLLPLWHGVELCRALSLGTATVSGSSVHIAYLLTLAIGGFLVARVTYRRRLHP, via the coding sequence GTGCTTCGCGCATTCCGATACTGGGTCACGCGCTACCGGCGTACCTGGCGCGGCTCGATCGTGATCAACGTGCTGAACCCGTTGCTGTTCCTCATCGGCATCGGCGCCGGCCTGGGCTCCCTCGTCGACGACAACGCTCCGGCCCAGATCGCCGGCGTCTCCTACGCCGCGTTCTTCGCCCCGGGAATGCTGGCGGCCGCCGCGATGCAGAACGCGTTCCTGGAGGGGTCCGCGGGCGTGGCCCGGGCTGCGGGCTTCGGGGCGTACCGCAGCGCCACCCCGACACCACTCGACCCGGAACAGCTCGCCGCCGGGCACCTGCTCTTCATCACGTTCCGGGTGCTCGTGGCCAGCGCCGCCTTTATCGTGGTGATGGCCGCGTTCGGGTTGATCGGGGGATGGTGGGCCCTCGGCGCGCTGCTCGGCGCGACGCTCACCGGGGTCGCGTTCGCGGCGCCGGCCGCGGCGTGGGCGGTCGGCGTGCGCAAGCTGCGCCACATCGACACGGTCTTCCGCTTCGTGATCATGCCGCTGTACATGTTCTCCGGCACGTTCTTCGCTGTCTCGCAGCTACCCGAGTGGATCCGGCCGGTGTCCTACCTGCTGCCGCTGTGGCACGGGGTGGAGCTGTGCCGCGCACTCAGCCTCGGCACGGCGACGGTAAGCGGCAGCTCCGTGCACATCGCCTACCTGCTGACGCTCGCCATCGGCGGCTTCCTGGTCGCCCGCGTCACCTACCGCCGACGGTTGCACCCGTGA
- a CDS encoding ABC transporter permease, translated as MTTVVVPAWTRRRALALIERNFMIYRRSVTPLLNALVEPILYLLSIGVGVGLLVGTVPGVEVPYVVYVAPAILATTAMNTAFNQTSFGVFTRMKVEKTYEAILPTPLSVTDIAVGEVTSAMINALLTSIGFLTLMAVGGLVTSAWVLLALPASVLIAYAFAAAGLAVTTYLRDFADFQYIQLFMLPMYLFATTFYPLSVYPEAVQPVIRALPLYHSIELVREPALGRLSWDLLIPMAYLVAFGSVAMYVAARRMTRAMLR; from the coding sequence ATGACCACCGTCGTCGTGCCGGCGTGGACGAGACGTCGGGCCCTCGCGCTCATCGAACGCAACTTCATGATCTACCGCCGGTCGGTCACACCGCTGCTCAACGCACTCGTCGAACCGATCCTCTACCTGTTGTCGATCGGTGTCGGCGTCGGTCTGCTCGTCGGCACGGTCCCCGGGGTCGAGGTCCCCTACGTCGTCTACGTCGCGCCGGCGATCCTGGCCACGACCGCCATGAACACGGCGTTCAACCAGACCAGCTTCGGCGTCTTCACCCGGATGAAGGTCGAGAAGACCTACGAGGCGATCCTGCCGACACCGCTCTCCGTCACCGACATCGCCGTCGGCGAGGTCACCAGCGCAATGATCAACGCGTTGCTCACGTCGATCGGCTTCCTCACCCTCATGGCGGTGGGTGGGTTGGTCACCTCGGCCTGGGTGCTGCTGGCCCTACCGGCGTCGGTGCTCATCGCGTACGCGTTCGCCGCGGCGGGACTGGCCGTCACCACGTACCTGCGCGACTTCGCCGACTTCCAGTACATCCAGCTGTTCATGCTGCCGATGTACCTGTTCGCGACCACGTTCTATCCCCTGTCGGTCTACCCGGAGGCGGTGCAACCCGTGATCCGGGCGCTGCCGCTCTACCACAGCATCGAGCTGGTACGCGAACCAGCGTTGGGTCGCCTCAGCTGGGATCTGCTGATCCCGATGGCGTACCTCGTCGCGTTCGGCTCGGTCGCGATGTACGTCGCCGCCCGTCGGATGACCCGGGCGATGCTGCGTTGA
- a CDS encoding LysR substrate-binding domain-containing protein, with the protein MIELDLRRLRFLREFEERGTLAAVAAALGYSPSTISQQLALLEKEVGARLLDKAGRGVRLTDAGQLLAQHARVLLSAAEAAQADLAALGGDIRGTVRAGGLQSAARRLLIPAVARLKAEHPQVRVEIFELELEQSLPGLRLGTVDLVIGDEYDSHPRPRPAGLRFTLLLEEPLRIVLPATHPLARSGGPVAVADLRSEIWAASAEGTGHHAMVVGTCRALGGYEPDLRHRSNDADVQLELVRAATAVALMPALTLPRDDPALAIRDIAETTLKRRLVAATRDTPPAPALTAMLTAVTDQVHELGG; encoded by the coding sequence ATGATCGAGCTGGACCTGCGGCGGTTGCGCTTCCTGCGTGAGTTCGAGGAGCGCGGCACCCTGGCGGCGGTGGCGGCGGCCCTGGGTTACAGCCCGTCCACGATCTCCCAACAACTCGCCCTGTTGGAGAAGGAGGTCGGCGCCCGTCTGCTCGACAAGGCCGGCCGCGGGGTGCGGCTCACCGACGCCGGTCAGCTTCTCGCCCAGCACGCGCGAGTCCTGCTCTCCGCCGCCGAGGCGGCGCAGGCCGACCTCGCCGCTCTCGGCGGCGACATCCGCGGCACCGTCCGCGCCGGAGGTCTGCAATCAGCGGCCCGCCGCCTGCTCATCCCCGCCGTCGCGCGCCTGAAGGCCGAGCACCCGCAGGTCCGCGTGGAGATCTTCGAACTCGAACTCGAACAGTCCCTGCCCGGCCTGCGCCTCGGCACTGTCGACCTCGTCATCGGCGACGAGTACGACAGCCATCCCCGCCCACGACCGGCCGGTCTGCGCTTCACGCTCCTGCTGGAAGAGCCCCTGAGGATCGTGCTGCCCGCCACGCATCCCCTCGCCCGGTCCGGCGGACCGGTCGCGGTGGCCGACCTGCGCTCCGAGATCTGGGCCGCCTCGGCCGAGGGCACCGGCCACCACGCCATGGTGGTCGGGACCTGCCGTGCCCTCGGCGGGTACGAACCTGACCTGCGGCACCGCTCCAACGACGCCGACGTCCAACTCGAACTGGTCCGCGCCGCGACCGCCGTCGCCCTCATGCCGGCCCTGACCCTGCCCCGCGACGACCCGGCGCTCGCGATCCGGGACATCGCCGAGACCACCCTCAAGCGCAGGCTGGTCGCCGCCACCCGGGACACACCACCAGCTCCGGCGCTCACCGCCATGCTGACGGCGGTGACCGACCAGGTCCACGAACTCGGCGGGTAG
- a CDS encoding DMT family transporter, with amino-acid sequence MGAALCLLSAACFGAMAIFGKLAYDAGVSTGELLLVRFTLAAVLLGVALLVRPGLRRASPAPGRPAMTGRRVLAIAVGLGAVGYAAQAGLFFSALQLMDASLLALILYTYPVLVTVGAVLLGRDRLSPRRGTALVAASGGTLLVLLGAGGVGFHPLGALLAFAAALTYTIYILVADSVVHRLAPVVLSALVLTGAAGTLAVRALLTGGVDLNFGWRGWFWLACIAVVSTVVAMLTFFAGLRRTGPSTAAILSTVEPVVTAALATLVLGENLTVVQLVGGALVLSSVVVLQRQSARPHRDGQDFRPVPRRPQDPARDDLAEPTAIAP; translated from the coding sequence ATGGGTGCAGCACTGTGTCTCCTGTCCGCGGCGTGCTTCGGTGCCATGGCGATCTTCGGCAAGCTCGCCTACGACGCCGGCGTCTCCACCGGGGAGTTGCTGCTGGTGCGGTTCACTTTGGCCGCCGTCCTGCTCGGCGTCGCCCTGCTGGTGCGCCCGGGCCTGCGCCGCGCTTCGCCTGCTCCCGGGCGGCCGGCGATGACCGGCCGCCGGGTGCTGGCCATCGCCGTCGGGCTGGGTGCCGTCGGGTACGCCGCCCAGGCGGGTCTGTTCTTTTCCGCGCTGCAACTGATGGACGCCTCGCTGCTGGCTCTGATCCTCTACACGTACCCGGTCCTGGTGACAGTGGGGGCGGTGCTGCTCGGCCGGGACCGGCTCAGCCCGCGACGCGGCACCGCGCTGGTGGCGGCGTCGGGCGGAACGCTGCTGGTCCTGCTCGGTGCCGGTGGCGTGGGTTTCCATCCGCTCGGGGCGCTGTTGGCCTTCGCCGCCGCGCTGACGTACACGATCTACATCCTGGTCGCCGACAGCGTCGTGCACCGGCTGGCGCCCGTGGTGTTGTCCGCTCTGGTGCTGACCGGCGCGGCCGGGACCCTCGCCGTCCGCGCCCTGCTGACCGGCGGCGTCGACCTGAACTTCGGGTGGCGGGGGTGGTTCTGGTTGGCCTGCATCGCCGTGGTGTCCACGGTCGTGGCGATGCTGACCTTCTTCGCCGGGCTGCGGCGCACCGGTCCGTCGACCGCCGCCATCCTGTCCACCGTCGAACCGGTGGTCACCGCCGCACTGGCCACACTGGTCCTCGGCGAGAACCTGACGGTGGTGCAGCTCGTCGGCGGTGCCCTGGTGTTGTCCTCCGTCGTCGTCCTGCAGCGCCAGTCGGCCCGCCCGCACCGCGACGGTCAGGATTTTCGCCCGGTGCCCCGCCGGCCGCAGGATCCGGCCCGCGACGACCTCGCCGAACCGACGGCAATCGCGCCGTAG
- a CDS encoding CU044_5270 family protein yields MSEPTAPHVPALPAVRRQALRHHLMSEIGRPVRRPRRMLVLAPAAGVLTAVVAAGVVTQPWAPDSAPLVVEVAPGEHGGAALLLNRMAEAAGDEPGPTSGEGEGEGEYVYIRSRGAYAELGDGPARLQPVRERELWIPRYEPGEGLLREPRFDGPLSEVIPRQSRLDDVTPNAAFVDLPTDPDALLAKLYQERGERGRGNSRDGAAFTAIGDILRESLVPPQTSAALYRAAAKIPGVEMVRGVTDAAGRRGIAVGHTELDRRDEWIFDERTYEYLGERSYLVADTPDGPAGTVLGTTAVLQRAVVSTLGERPER; encoded by the coding sequence ATGAGCGAGCCCACCGCCCCGCACGTGCCGGCCCTGCCGGCCGTGCGCCGGCAGGCACTGCGACACCATCTCATGAGCGAGATCGGACGGCCGGTCCGCCGGCCGCGACGGATGCTGGTGCTCGCGCCGGCGGCGGGCGTGCTGACCGCCGTTGTCGCGGCCGGTGTGGTCACCCAGCCGTGGGCGCCAGACAGCGCACCGCTGGTCGTGGAGGTCGCGCCGGGCGAACACGGCGGCGCGGCACTACTGCTGAACCGGATGGCCGAGGCGGCCGGCGACGAGCCGGGCCCGACGTCCGGCGAGGGCGAGGGCGAGGGCGAGTACGTCTACATCCGCAGCCGGGGCGCGTACGCCGAGCTGGGCGACGGGCCGGCCCGACTGCAACCGGTACGCGAACGGGAGCTCTGGATCCCGCGCTACGAGCCGGGTGAGGGCCTGCTGCGGGAACCGCGCTTCGACGGACCCCTCTCGGAGGTGATCCCCCGCCAGTCGCGACTCGACGACGTGACGCCGAACGCGGCGTTCGTCGACCTGCCCACCGACCCGGATGCGCTGCTGGCGAAGCTCTACCAGGAGCGGGGCGAACGGGGTCGGGGTAACAGCCGCGACGGCGCGGCGTTCACCGCGATCGGTGACATCCTGCGCGAGTCGCTGGTGCCGCCCCAGACGAGCGCGGCGCTCTACCGGGCGGCGGCGAAGATCCCCGGGGTCGAGATGGTCCGTGGGGTCACCGACGCGGCCGGCCGGCGGGGAATCGCCGTCGGGCACACCGAACTCGACAGACGCGACGAGTGGATCTTCGACGAGCGGACGTACGAGTACCTCGGCGAGCGCAGCTATCTCGTGGCGGACACCCCGGACGGACCCGCCGGCACGGTGCTGGGTACGACGGCGGTGCTGCAACGGGCCGTCGTGTCCACCCTCGGGGAGCGCCCGGAGCGGTAG
- a CDS encoding RNA polymerase sigma factor, with product MTAERRSRIRAGDTEAFGELFDEHADAVRRHAVWSGSDPSLADDVVSLTFLEAWRIRESLRPDGDTLRPWLLGIATNVLRNRRRAARRHREALRRLPTGDTVPDFADEVVGRMHDADQVAAAVAALRALRRADREVFLLCVWSQLDYVAAAEALGVPVGTVRSRLSRARSRLRALAEQEMARTRRTPVEQGEHR from the coding sequence GTGACAGCTGAGAGGCGGAGCCGAATCCGCGCGGGAGACACCGAGGCGTTCGGGGAGCTCTTCGACGAGCACGCCGACGCGGTCCGTCGGCATGCGGTGTGGAGTGGGAGCGACCCGTCGCTCGCCGACGACGTGGTGTCGCTGACCTTCCTCGAGGCGTGGCGGATCCGCGAGTCGCTGCGCCCGGACGGGGACACTCTCCGGCCGTGGCTGCTGGGCATCGCCACCAATGTGCTGCGCAACCGGCGGCGGGCGGCGCGGCGGCACCGGGAGGCGTTGCGGCGACTGCCGACCGGCGACACGGTCCCCGACTTCGCCGACGAGGTGGTCGGCCGGATGCACGACGCCGACCAGGTGGCCGCCGCCGTGGCGGCGCTGCGGGCACTGCGTAGGGCGGACCGGGAGGTGTTCCTGCTGTGCGTGTGGTCGCAACTGGACTACGTGGCGGCTGCCGAGGCGCTGGGCGTACCCGTCGGGACCGTGCGCTCACGGCTGTCACGGGCCCGGTCCCGGCTGCGGGCGCTGGCCGAGCAGGAAATGGCGCGTACTCGAAGGACCCCCGTCGAGCAGGGAGAGCACCGATGA